The Vicia villosa cultivar HV-30 ecotype Madison, WI linkage group LG1, Vvil1.0, whole genome shotgun sequence genome includes a region encoding these proteins:
- the LOC131644935 gene encoding LOW QUALITY PROTEIN: serine/threonine-protein kinase-like protein ACR4 (The sequence of the model RefSeq protein was modified relative to this genomic sequence to represent the inferred CDS: deleted 1 base in 1 codon) codes for MNLVEHITYDTIMATLSISLIILAIILFFLCKKKPVESEETLPVKHSARAYPLTEIDAATNGFNHRRIIGKGRLGTVYAGVLESEELVAVKRIHPVLVLSNAGFGFSSVIKWLSLAHHPNVVPIIGFSEAPGERIIVMEFVRMANLEFYLHENHEGFSSSLLDWSKRFKIAAGVAKGLQYLHEVVAPNIVHGCVKSSNILIDVNFCARVSDYGLNFLGLVDKRGLVGYVDDEYWKGGVCKESDVYGLGVILLELLSGRGCEGGLLVKWALPLIKDMRFSEVLDPRLVIPSDMKAIVRLAKVALACVGNSRKCRPCVIHVATILNDLEMEVCFLSN; via the exons ATGAACCTTGTTGAACATATTACCTATGACACAATCATGGCAACTCTATCAATATCTCTCATAATTCTTGCCATCATCCTCTTCTTCCTTTGTAAAAAGAAACCAGTTGAATCAGAAGAAACACTTCCAGTGAAACACAGTGCTCGTGCATACCCTTTAACAGAAATCGATGCTGCCACCAATGGATTCAACCATAGGAGAATCATTGGAAAAGGTCGTTTAGGAACGGTTTATGCAGGAGTACTAGAATCAGAAGAACTCGTAGCTGTGAAACGCATTCATCCTGTTCTTGTGTTAAGCAACGCAG GATTCGGTTTCTCATCGGTGATCAAATGGCTCTCTTTAGCTCATCACCCTAACGTTGTTCCCATAATAGGATTCTCAGAAGCACCAG GTGAAAGAATTATAGTGATGGAGTTTGTTCGAATGGCAAATTTGGAGTTTTACTTGCATGAAAATCATGAAGGATTTTCTTCCTCACTTTTGGATTGGAGCAAGAGGTTCAAGATTGCAGCTGGAGTAGCTAAAGGGTTACAATATCTTCATGAAGTGGTAGCACCAAATATTGTACATGGTTGTGTTAAGTCTTCTAATATTCTCATTGATGTGAATTTTTGTGCTAGG GTTTCTGATTatggacttaattttttagggctAGTTGACAAAAGAGGGTTAGTTGGTTATGTGGATGATGAATATTGGAAAGGTGGGGTTTGTAAGGAAAGTGATGTTTATGGGTTAGGGGTGATTTTGTTGGAGCTTTTAAGTGGGAGAGGGTGTGAGGGTGGATTATTGGTGAAATGGGCATTGCCTTTGATTAAGGATATGAGATTTAGTGAAGTTTTGGATCCTAGGTTGGTGATTCCTAGTGATATGAAAGCTATTGTTAGGTTAGCAAAAGTTGCTTTAGCTTGTGTTGGTAATTCAAGGAAATGTAGGCCTTGTGTGATTCATGTGGCAACCATTTTGAATGATTTAGAGATGGAAGTTTGTTTCTTGTCAAATTAG
- the LOC131596129 gene encoding uncharacterized protein LOC131596129 produces MVAEFSGSGGLFRYEARQILYIPLSFRSPADELICNYKKNGIYSVKSAYHMLMHDKRNKAPGLSNVYHQKLWQKIWLSHLHPRDHNFLWRLAKNILPTKANLQKKGISLDTSCPLCEAATETAHHLFLHCEYTRSACFSSNYGLRVPLNSYLNDWISCCLEDPSSVSDQLKCTVLWHLWKARNLLVYRQKFTDPRLVAKEAMESVIEFNKFNPCIKAKPPAHNLLEVPISFEVCILQVDAGCFDEGFISFGCLLRNQAGRVVSAACKWEEMSANPVTAETLAIHWSLQLAKELKVERILVQSDALSVVNCIISLSLLTDIDHVVLNCQTFLRSFKFASVVFISRAFNCDAHNLVGLGKRLGSRTWLGLPPNCNSISVCPSVAS; encoded by the coding sequence ATGGTGGCGGAATTTTCTGGTTCAGGAGGTCTTTTCCGTTATGAGGCAAGACAAATCCTTTACATACCTCTCTCTTTTCGCAGCCCCGCTGATGAGTTAATATGTAATTATAAGAAAAATGGCATTTACTCCGTTAAATCTGCTTATCACATGCTGATGCACGACAAACGCAATAAAGCTCCGGGCCTCTCCAATGTTTATCATCAGAAGCTTTGGCAGAAAATTTGGCTGTCCCATTTGCATCCTCGCGATCATAACTTTCTTTGGCGCCTTGCAAAGAATATCCTTCCTACAAAGGCTAATCTCCAAAAGAAAGGCATCTCTTTGGATACTTCATGTCCTCTCTGCGAAGCAGCCACCGAGACGGCACACCACCTCTTTCTTCATTGCGAATATACTAGGTCAGCTTGTTTCTCTTCCAATTATGGTCTGCGAGTGCCTTTAAATTCATACTTAAATGATTGGATTTCTTGCTGCTTGGAGGATCCGAGTAGTGTTAGTGACCAACTCAAGTGTACAGTTCTATGGCATTTATGGAAAGCAAGGAATCTTCTGGTGTACCGACAAAAGTTTACGGATCCTCGGCTGGTAGCGAAAGAGGCCATGGAATCTGTCATAGAATTTAACAAGTTTAACCCTTGTATCAAAGCTAAGCCTCCTGCTCATAATCTGTTGGAAGTTCCTATTAGTTTTGAGGTTTGTATTCTGCAAGTTGACGCCGGTTGTTTTGATGAGGGATTCATTTCCTTTGGGTGTTTGCTTAGGAATCAGGCTGGTCGTGTGGTGTCGGCGGCTTGCAAGTGGGAAGAAATGTCTGCTAACCCTGTGACGGCTGAGACTTTAGCAATTCATTGGAGCTTGCAATTGGCTAAGGAGCTCAAGGTGGAAAGGATTTTAGTCCAATCTGATGCACTATCAGTTGTGAATTGTATAATTTCCTTATCTTTGCTGACCGATATCGACCATGTGGTCCTCAATTGTCAAACCTTTCTTAGGAGTTTTAAATTTGCTTCTGTTGTTTTTATTAGTAGAGCCTTTAACTGTGATGCTCATAACCTTGTCGGTTTGGGCAAGCGTTTGGGTTCGAGAACCTGGCTTGGATTGCCTCCGAATTGTAATTCTATTTCTGTTTGCCCTTCGGTGGCCTCTTAA